The genomic region GTGCAAAGGAATTAGGGTACGACGCCGTGCACGATTCCGTACACGAAATGGCAAAAGACGAAGCGCGGCACGGAGCCGGATTTAACGGACTTCTTGCACGGTATTTCAAATAAGAATCGGATTTTGCCGGCGTAATCAAGAGTCTGTGTTCGGTTTTATAAAGTCCAAGCGCAGACTCTGACGTATCCGAAAGGATCCGGGCAGAAATTGAAACTTGCAAAAGGTTCGCCGAAACCGGCTTGAAATTGGCTTGAAGCTTCGCTGCAGGAGCCTGCAAAAGTTTTTATGGGAGAAAGATAAAAAACAACGTCTGAAATATCGCCGTTGTTTTTTATCTCGAGTTTGCGCGGATGTTTGTGAAAGGAGTTGTATATGTATCGTTTTGATAAAAACAAAATGAATACACTACAACTTATTCTGCAAACTCGATTATTTATTGCGCTTTCTCAACTGATGTTCGCGAAAGCGCCGAAAAAACTTTTTCGGAAGTTGAAACTTCCTGCAAAAGTTTTTATGGGAGAAAGATAGTTTATATGGAAAACAATTACTTTTCCAAAATCGCAAAAAAAGGGATTAGACCTTCGGTTCAAAGAATCGCGGTCTACAAATATCTTTGCGAACACCCCGATCATCCTACCGTAGATATGGTGTATACGGCGCTTTTTCCCGATTATCCGACTCTTTCAAGAACGACGGTCTACAACACGCTGAAACTGCTTACGGAACACGGTCTTGTCCGGACAATACAGCTTGAAGAAGACAAACTGCGTTACGACGCAACTACGGTACCGCACATACATTTTAAATGCATGGAATGCGGCAAAATACAAGACATTTATGACGAAGAATTCTTAAGCAAGATTACATCAAAATGCACGGAACTTCTCCCCGAAGGTTCCGTAGCAGGAAAAATTCAAACATGCATCTGGGGACGATGCAATAAATGTGCATCTAAAAAATAACTAACTCCCTCCCGTTTTTATTCCGAAAACTAATATAAGGGTATCTCTTTCCGTGATAAAAAAAATACTTAAGGCGGAAAAGATTTACAGGGAGTCAGTTAGAATGAAAAAATATTCCGTTACACTTTTGATCTTATCCTCAGCAATATTTTTGGGGTGTCATACTACAAAAACAAGCAGACAGAGCGCGGCAGAACTTTCGGCGCAGCAACTGATAGCGGAAAAACGCATAGAAGAAGCAAAGGCTCTTTTTGACGCAAAGGCCGACATCAACAGTGCGGATGAAAACGGCAATACGGTATTGCACATCGCAGCCAAAATAAACGACGGAAATCTGATCACGTTTTTGATTTTAAAAGGCGCAGACACTACCCTTAAAAACTACAACAGCGAAACCGCTCTTCATATAGCCATAGATAACGACTGCTACGAAGCGGCGCGCACTCTGGCGTTAATAGGCAACGACATCTTCATACACGACGGGAATAACATTACGGCGCTTGAAAAGGCTCTTGCAAAAAGCGACGCGTATTACGACATAATGATAACGACCCACAGCGGAAAAATACGCGACGTATCAGGGCAATCTATAGTTCATTATTTTATTAAAACGCATAACGAAAAAGCGCTCTCTTATTGTATAAGAAAAAACATTCCTATCGACGTAAAAGACGAAAACGGCATAACTCCCCTTAGGCTTGCCCTTGAAGATTTTGATAACGATATTTCCGTCCGCAACGCGGCCGAACTTTTAAAAGCAGGCGCAGAACCCGTCAACGGAAAATATTCATATTTTGAAGACGCCGTGCTTTCAAGGAATATGAGTTTAAGAATTTCCGACGGGCAAACGCCTCTTCACGCCGCAGCTTCGCTGGGACACATGGCTATAGCGCGCTACCTTGTGGCAAACGGCGCTTCTGTAAAGGCACAGGATATTTCAGGTTCGACGCCGCTGCATTCCGCAGTCAGGAAAGGAAACACCCAGATCGCCTCATTATTGCTTTCAAACGGAGCGGATGTAAACGCGCCCGACACGCTCGGAAAAACGCCCATCCTCTTGATCATTCCGCAGGAAAAACAGCTTGAAACATATTCATTACTGATTTCAAACAAGGCGGACACAAGAAAAAAGGACACATACGGCGACACCGTTTTGCACACGGCAACCTTAATAAACGCAGATCCTGCGATTTTGTCCCTTTTGGTTGAAAATAAGGCGGACATAAACGCCAGAAACAAAGAAGGTCTTACGCCTCTTTCCACAGCGGTAAAAACGGACAGAGAAAATCACATTGAATTTTACGTAAAAAACGGAGCGGACATAAACGCCTATGACATGAACGGGAACAGCCCTCTCACGATGGCGCTTTCAAAAAACATAAGGATAATAAAAAGCCTTGTAACAAACGCAAACGTCAATTCACTAGATTCAAAGGGTAATACTCCTTTGCACACTGCGGTTCTAAAAGGTGCGCCGCTCGAAGCAGTAGCCTACATCGCTTCGATTTGCATGGACATAGACGCACGCAACGCCGATGGAAATACTGCGCTGTATCTTGCCATTGAAAAAAGACGGCGCGACATTGGCGAACTTCTTATAGGAATGAATGCCGATATCTTTGCGTCAAACACAAAAAATTATTCGCCTCTGAGACTTGCTTTTACCGAAGGCAAAGACAGCGCCGATTGGATAATAACATCAAAGACGATAACTGCCGTAGACGGAAGCAAAAACACGGCTCTTCACTATGCGGCCGAATGGGGACTTGAAGATTCGATATCCACATTAATTGAAAAAGGAGCGGACGTAAACGTAAAAAATGCGAACGGCGAAACACCGCTTATAAATGCTGTAAAAACCGACAATACGGCGGCAATCGATCTTCTTTTAGCGTACGGAAGTTTTCTTAACACCCGCGACAATTCGGGAAGCACGGCGCTGCATACGGCGGTGCGCTGGAATGCCTTTAATTCCGCAGACGATCTTATAAAAAGAGGAATAATGATAGACTCCCAGAACATGCAGGGGACAACGCCTTTGGCGGAAGCCGCGCTGTCGGGCAAAAAAGACATGGCCTTGCTTTTACTCGATAGAGGGGCGGATCCGAACGCTACCGACGCGGCAGGCAGGAGCATACTTATAAACGCCGTACGAGGACAAAACATCGAATTGATAGATATGATGCTGAGCGCGGGAGCAAATCCCGGCATTCAAGACATGGACGGACGAAACGCAAGTCACGAAGCGGTTCTTACGGGAAACGTCGAAATAATCACAAAGATACGCAATTCAGGCGGAAGCGCTTTAACGCGCGATAAAAACGGCGAAACACCGTTTTCTCTTGCCTTGAGCAAAAACGAAAACGTGATCAGAGCCGTGGCCGGTTCAAACAAGAACCTTGCGGATTCGGA from Treponema parvum harbors:
- a CDS encoding ankyrin repeat domain-containing protein — encoded protein: MKKYSVTLLILSSAIFLGCHTTKTSRQSAAELSAQQLIAEKRIEEAKALFDAKADINSADENGNTVLHIAAKINDGNLITFLILKGADTTLKNYNSETALHIAIDNDCYEAARTLALIGNDIFIHDGNNITALEKALAKSDAYYDIMITTHSGKIRDVSGQSIVHYFIKTHNEKALSYCIRKNIPIDVKDENGITPLRLALEDFDNDISVRNAAELLKAGAEPVNGKYSYFEDAVLSRNMSLRISDGQTPLHAAASLGHMAIARYLVANGASVKAQDISGSTPLHSAVRKGNTQIASLLLSNGADVNAPDTLGKTPILLIIPQEKQLETYSLLISNKADTRKKDTYGDTVLHTATLINADPAILSLLVENKADINARNKEGLTPLSTAVKTDRENHIEFYVKNGADINAYDMNGNSPLTMALSKNIRIIKSLVTNANVNSLDSKGNTPLHTAVLKGAPLEAVAYIASICMDIDARNADGNTALYLAIEKRRRDIGELLIGMNADIFASNTKNYSPLRLAFTEGKDSADWIITSKTITAVDGSKNTALHYAAEWGLEDSISTLIEKGADVNVKNANGETPLINAVKTDNTAAIDLLLAYGSFLNTRDNSGSTALHTAVRWNAFNSADDLIKRGIMIDSQNMQGTTPLAEAALSGKKDMALLLLDRGADPNATDAAGRSILINAVRGQNIELIDMMLSAGANPGIQDMDGRNASHEAVLTGNVEIITKIRNSGGSALTRDKNGETPFSLALSKNENVIRAVAGSNKNLADSDGNTLMHIAVQNRARGIIIQTMIYEGYPIDIRNAAGYTPLALAAISDQNSTAGLLLEGGANPFISFNKNDDCTVSVALQKKDSSLLNNIIKYAGERADMQGNTILHYAAKTADVETVKKILSEGLDRTVKNVSGETAYDIAVNWQRKEIAELLK
- a CDS encoding Fur family transcriptional regulator, with amino-acid sequence MENNYFSKIAKKGIRPSVQRIAVYKYLCEHPDHPTVDMVYTALFPDYPTLSRTTVYNTLKLLTEHGLVRTIQLEEDKLRYDATTVPHIHFKCMECGKIQDIYDEEFLSKITSKCTELLPEGSVAGKIQTCIWGRCNKCASKK